From a single Endozoicomonas euniceicola genomic region:
- a CDS encoding PP2C family protein-serine/threonine phosphatase, translating to MNILIVEDAKDQRLMLSVVLRKKGHQVLEAADGKEALAILQQDKTVRIVISDWMMPEMDGIDLLKAIRSSEIEHYTYFILLTGKTEREAVVEGMNCGADDFLTKPVNFEELDARLNAGIRIIQLESTLEERNRQISRAIEIIEKDLESAAATQAGLLCQPATIQHVSFDWFFQPSRILGGDMFGYQALDGEHVSFYQLDVAGHGIPSALFSFTLNNIMSETSDRGAIVKDFMDKSPFYQVRPVERVLSSLNQRFQASPESMLYFTIAYGLLNSRTGQVQIAQAGHPPPLWLQASQSRVEAVAGGGVPIGMMPDMDYESTSIQLHPGDRLFLYSDGITECENDSGEQFGQDRLLACLKDSFSDSLEQTVDRIEQQVRNWNHGESFEDDVTFLILEWKP from the coding sequence ATGAATATTCTTATTGTCGAAGATGCCAAAGACCAGCGTTTGATGCTGTCGGTGGTTTTGCGCAAGAAAGGTCACCAGGTACTCGAAGCGGCTGATGGTAAAGAAGCTCTGGCGATATTGCAGCAGGATAAAACCGTCAGGATTGTGATCAGTGACTGGATGATGCCGGAAATGGATGGCATTGACCTGTTGAAAGCGATTCGCAGCAGTGAGATTGAACATTACACCTACTTTATTCTGCTAACGGGCAAAACGGAGCGGGAAGCGGTTGTCGAAGGCATGAACTGTGGGGCGGATGATTTTCTCACCAAGCCTGTTAATTTCGAAGAGCTGGATGCCCGTCTTAATGCCGGTATACGGATTATTCAGCTGGAAAGTACTCTGGAAGAGCGGAACCGCCAGATTTCCAGGGCTATTGAAATCATTGAAAAAGACCTTGAGTCGGCTGCCGCTACTCAGGCGGGGCTTCTTTGTCAGCCCGCCACTATTCAGCACGTCAGCTTTGACTGGTTCTTTCAGCCCAGTCGTATTCTGGGCGGGGATATGTTTGGTTATCAGGCGCTGGATGGTGAGCATGTCAGTTTTTATCAGCTTGATGTGGCTGGGCATGGCATACCCTCTGCGCTGTTCAGCTTTACCCTGAACAATATTATGTCTGAGACCTCAGACCGGGGTGCCATTGTTAAGGACTTTATGGATAAGTCGCCGTTCTATCAGGTGCGTCCGGTAGAGCGGGTTTTGAGCAGTTTGAACCAGCGTTTTCAGGCTTCCCCGGAATCAATGCTCTATTTCACCATTGCCTATGGACTGCTTAACAGCCGTACGGGGCAGGTACAGATAGCACAGGCCGGGCATCCGCCGCCATTATGGTTGCAGGCTTCACAATCCAGAGTTGAAGCGGTCGCGGGCGGCGGGGTGCCAATTGGCATGATGCCGGATATGGATTATGAATCCACCAGTATTCAGTTGCATCCCGGTGACCGTCTGTTCCTTTATTCCGATGGCATAACGGAGTGTGAAAATGACAGTGGCGAACAGTTTGGGCAGGATCGCCTGTTGGCGTGTCTGAAGGATAGTTTTTCTGATAGTCTGGAACAAACGGTTGATCGGATTGAGCAGCAGGTCAGGAACTGGAATCATGGCGAATCCTTTGAAGATGATGTCACTTTCCTGATTTTGGAATGGAAACCTTGA
- the nagZ gene encoding beta-N-acetylhexosaminidase produces MKQGVLIVDLPGTELTSADRDFLAHTGIAGVLLFTRNYSSRDQLQALVQDIRQVRSDLILMVDHEGGRVQRFKEGFVRLPAAGQLSRYYQRDPQGALGLARDTGWLMASELLAMDIDLSLAPVLDLDLGKTDIVGDRAFGSEPEQVVQLATAWIEGVREAGMACVLKHFPGHGNVSGDSHLVLPEDHRSFDEIAATDMQPFRDIIGQGADAVMPAHIVFSEVDDQPAGFSRRWLQDILRDQLGFTGVVISDCLTMEGAASAGGFRDRAEKALTAGCDLLILSSRIGAMEVLPELERLNRLRFDISTLKASAVVDYEELTTSERYLSCKDRIDYLHQRFG; encoded by the coding sequence ATGAAGCAAGGTGTTTTGATCGTTGATCTGCCGGGAACTGAACTGACCAGTGCCGACCGGGACTTTCTGGCACATACCGGTATTGCCGGAGTACTGTTGTTTACAAGAAACTATTCCAGTCGTGATCAGCTGCAGGCTCTGGTTCAGGATATACGACAGGTGCGCTCCGACCTGATCCTTATGGTGGATCATGAAGGGGGTCGGGTGCAGCGGTTCAAGGAAGGGTTTGTGCGGTTACCGGCAGCCGGGCAACTATCCCGTTACTATCAAAGAGACCCACAGGGCGCTTTGGGGCTGGCCAGAGATACCGGCTGGCTGATGGCGTCGGAACTGCTGGCTATGGATATTGATCTGAGCCTTGCACCTGTGCTGGATCTTGACCTGGGTAAAACCGATATTGTCGGGGATCGGGCATTTGGTTCAGAGCCTGAACAGGTGGTTCAGCTAGCCACTGCCTGGATTGAAGGGGTTCGTGAAGCTGGAATGGCCTGTGTGTTAAAGCATTTCCCCGGGCATGGCAATGTTTCCGGGGATTCTCACCTGGTATTGCCTGAAGATCATCGTTCTTTCGATGAGATTGCTGCCACTGATATGCAGCCTTTCAGGGACATCATAGGGCAGGGGGCTGATGCGGTGATGCCTGCTCATATTGTATTTTCTGAAGTCGACGATCAGCCCGCTGGTTTTTCCCGTCGCTGGTTGCAGGACATTCTGAGAGATCAGCTGGGCTTTACGGGCGTTGTTATCAGTGATTGTCTGACCATGGAAGGGGCAGCCTCTGCCGGAGGCTTCCGGGATCGTGCTGAAAAGGCGCTCACAGCCGGTTGTGACCTGCTTATTCTCAGTAGTCGTATTGGTGCGATGGAAGTGTTGCCCGAGTTGGAACGGTTGAATCGCCTTCGGTTCGATATTTCAACGCTTAAGGCCTCTGCCGTTGTGGACTATGAGGAATTGACGACTTCGGAGCGGTATCTTTCCTGCAAGGATCGCATTGATTATCTACATCAGCGTTTTGGCTGA
- a CDS encoding YbgA family protein, translating into MAIVSLPEYKKEISLGISACLMGEKVRYNGDHKKSSYCTKLLSQYFNFVTVCPEVGIGLSIPRKPIRLVGDMHQYRVKGTDDPTLDVTDQLYDYGKQKAAELDGISGYILMQKSPSCGMERVKVYHENGSPLGRSEPGMYARALMEARPLLPVEEEGRLHDPVLRENFINRVVAYHHWHEDVLTGLTYKKIGDFHARYKYQLMAHDQQAYSDLGHLVAKGKNIPLEKMAEGYFEQFMTLMKKKANRKSHTNVLLHILGYLKKSISSADKQQLLKQIENYRIGTIPLIVPLTVLKHFVEVHGSEYIQNQYYLEPHPEAMGLRNNL; encoded by the coding sequence ATGGCTATCGTCTCACTCCCGGAATATAAAAAAGAGATAAGTCTTGGCATCAGCGCCTGTCTGATGGGAGAAAAAGTCCGTTACAACGGCGACCATAAAAAATCATCCTACTGCACCAAACTTTTGTCTCAGTATTTTAATTTTGTAACCGTATGTCCGGAAGTCGGCATTGGCCTGTCTATTCCCAGAAAGCCCATCCGTCTGGTCGGTGATATGCACCAGTATCGCGTCAAGGGCACCGACGATCCCACCTTAGACGTTACAGATCAGCTCTATGACTATGGCAAACAGAAAGCGGCTGAGCTTGATGGCATCAGCGGCTACATTCTTATGCAGAAATCACCTAGTTGCGGTATGGAGCGGGTTAAGGTCTACCACGAGAACGGTTCCCCGCTGGGCAGAAGTGAGCCGGGAATGTATGCAAGAGCGCTGATGGAAGCCAGGCCTTTACTGCCCGTAGAAGAGGAAGGTCGCTTACACGACCCGGTTTTACGGGAAAACTTTATCAACCGTGTAGTGGCTTATCACCACTGGCATGAGGATGTCCTGACAGGCCTGACTTATAAGAAGATCGGTGATTTTCACGCTCGCTACAAATACCAGTTAATGGCTCATGACCAGCAGGCCTATTCGGATCTGGGTCATCTGGTCGCGAAAGGTAAAAATATTCCTCTTGAGAAAATGGCTGAAGGCTATTTCGAACAGTTCATGACGTTGATGAAAAAGAAGGCGAACCGAAAGTCCCATACCAATGTGCTTCTGCACATTCTCGGCTATCTGAAGAAATCCATCAGCAGTGCTGACAAACAGCAACTGCTGAAACAGATCGAAAACTACCGAATTGGCACGATCCCGCTGATTGTGCCATTAACCGTGTTAAAACACTTTGTCGAGGTCCACGGCAGCGAGTATATACAGAATCAGTACTATCTGGAGCCGCATCCCGAGGCCATGGGGCTGCGCAATAACCTTTAA
- a CDS encoding YaeQ family protein, producing the protein MALKATIFKAELQIADLDRHYYQTHNLTIARHPSETDERMMVRLLAFALQADEHLSFTKGLSSEDEPDIWLKNYSEEIELWIDLGQPDEKRLRKACGRARNVVLYNYGGNTSDMWWQVNSGKFSRFENLRIFNLSQEQTQQLAEFSQRSMRLNMTIQEGHVLLSDGERSLDLVLEQRL; encoded by the coding sequence ATGGCATTGAAAGCCACTATCTTCAAAGCGGAACTGCAAATTGCTGACCTTGACCGCCACTATTATCAGACACACAACCTGACCATCGCCCGTCACCCTTCCGAGACCGATGAACGTATGATGGTTCGCCTGCTGGCTTTTGCCCTGCAGGCTGATGAACATCTGTCGTTTACTAAAGGGCTCAGCAGCGAGGACGAGCCTGATATCTGGTTAAAAAACTACAGCGAAGAGATTGAACTCTGGATTGACCTTGGGCAACCCGATGAAAAGCGTCTTCGCAAAGCCTGTGGCCGGGCCCGGAACGTGGTGCTCTATAACTACGGTGGCAACACCAGTGACATGTGGTGGCAGGTTAACAGCGGTAAGTTCAGCCGGTTTGAAAATTTGCGTATTTTCAACCTGAGTCAGGAGCAGACTCAGCAGCTGGCAGAGTTCTCCCAGCGATCCATGCGGCTGAATATGACCATTCAGGAAGGGCATGTTCTGTTAAGTGACGGTGAACGCAGTCTTGACCTGGTGCTTGAGCAGCGCCTGTAG
- a CDS encoding TusE/DsrC/DsvC family sulfur relay protein — protein MTDLILDKDGYLADLTHWNETVARQLAANHNITLTDEHWQIIHLLRQFYAEFQHAPSQRPFVKYIATHLGKEKGNSLYLMQLFPESPAKLAALIAGLPRPTNCF, from the coding sequence ATGACTGACCTGATTCTTGATAAAGACGGCTATCTGGCCGACCTTACCCACTGGAACGAAACCGTTGCCCGGCAGCTGGCAGCCAACCACAATATTACTCTGACGGATGAACACTGGCAGATTATCCACCTGCTGCGCCAGTTCTATGCCGAATTCCAGCACGCCCCCAGCCAGCGTCCCTTTGTAAAATACATTGCTACGCACCTTGGTAAAGAAAAAGGAAACAGCCTTTACCTGATGCAGCTGTTTCCTGAAAGCCCCGCAAAACTGGCTGCCTTGATTGCTGGCCTGCCACGACCTACCAACTGTTTCTAA
- the tusC gene encoding sulfurtransferase complex subunit TusC, translating to MNPSVCIISTRTPYHGQNAREALDSALVSASYDLDTSLLLMGDGVYQLLDNQLPEQLSRKSLTAMLKALPMYGIETIFVDAESLQERNLTEDQLVEGFTLLEEGALAPFIAQHDKVLNF from the coding sequence ATGAATCCATCTGTTTGCATTATCTCTACCCGCACGCCATACCATGGGCAAAATGCCCGTGAAGCCCTGGACTCAGCACTGGTATCAGCCTCTTACGATCTCGATACTTCCCTGCTGCTTATGGGTGATGGTGTCTATCAGCTGCTCGATAACCAGTTACCTGAGCAGCTATCCCGAAAGAGTCTGACAGCAATGCTGAAAGCCTTGCCCATGTACGGTATAGAAACCATCTTTGTTGACGCTGAGTCGTTACAGGAACGCAACCTGACGGAAGACCAGCTGGTTGAGGGTTTTACCTTACTGGAAGAAGGTGCGCTGGCGCCTTTTATCGCCCAACATGACAAGGTGTTAAATTTCTGA
- a CDS encoding STAS domain-containing protein encodes MAFETREEGTYTVVLVDESRLDASIAESFKVFLFDQIDSGKNKIVVDLSQIRFMDSSGLGALVAGLKKTSGSGLFSLASAQPAVKDLFDLTSMDKLFSLHDSVADAVQGD; translated from the coding sequence ATGGCATTTGAAACACGGGAAGAGGGTACTTATACAGTGGTCCTGGTGGATGAGAGCCGGTTGGATGCTTCGATTGCAGAGTCATTCAAAGTGTTCCTGTTTGACCAGATTGATTCGGGGAAGAACAAGATAGTGGTAGACCTGTCCCAGATTCGTTTCATGGACAGTAGTGGTCTTGGTGCTCTTGTTGCCGGACTGAAGAAAACGTCCGGTTCAGGCTTATTCTCTCTGGCTTCAGCCCAGCCTGCGGTTAAAGACCTGTTCGATCTGACGTCTATGGATAAACTGTTCTCATTGCATGATAGTGTTGCGGATGCTGTCCAGGGGGACTGA
- a CDS encoding L,D-transpeptidase: MLTKGLMIVHITVHIPRQELILSQDDGQRIVYPVSTASNGTGQQEGSWQTPLGRHLIRAKIGGGLPEHAVFESRRFTGEVYSEALKAKYPGRKDWILSRIMWLSGLEPGFNRLGNVDTMRRYIYIHGSPDTAEMGKPGSRGCIRMHGADIIDLYDRIPAGTTIDILED; encoded by the coding sequence GTGTTAACAAAAGGCTTAATGATTGTGCATATTACGGTTCATATTCCCCGTCAGGAACTGATACTGAGTCAGGATGACGGTCAGCGGATTGTTTACCCGGTGTCTACAGCCAGCAACGGGACAGGTCAGCAGGAAGGTAGCTGGCAAACGCCACTGGGGCGGCATCTTATCCGCGCAAAAATCGGGGGAGGGCTGCCAGAGCATGCGGTATTTGAAAGTCGTCGTTTTACCGGGGAAGTGTATTCTGAGGCGTTAAAGGCAAAGTATCCGGGTCGCAAAGACTGGATACTGTCCCGTATTATGTGGTTAAGTGGTCTCGAACCGGGTTTTAATCGTCTGGGGAATGTCGATACCATGCGACGCTATATCTATATTCACGGTTCACCAGATACTGCCGAGATGGGTAAGCCTGGTTCCAGGGGTTGTATAAGAATGCATGGGGCGGACATTATCGATCTGTATGACCGTATTCCCGCAGGTACGACCATCGATATTCTTGAGGATTAA
- the tnpC gene encoding IS66 family transposase encodes MKTPFAYARVTLSKMEYIELKAQANQWHSQWLRARQREREALAQIAQIKVKHQEEISAFQVQIDQLKNQLAQMQHLVFGRSTEKTSKKSGNQQEGSGSGQKSDRKKGQQKGSKGHGRKNVTTLPVIPEDLVIPDDEQHCTHCGLPFSPFPGTEDSDVIEVEVQAHVRRYRRHRYQKTCQCSQTPGIITAPEPAKLIRKGKLGVSVWVEILLHKYAFGIPINRQLQDFRMRGLDLSQGTVTGGLQTIKPLFEPIVESIRERVIAGQQWHADETRWMVWSDDQGAKKHWLWVFMVQEAVYYSVDDNRSARVPKELLGKSNGILVCDRYCAYKSLANENPDMFLAFCWSHVRRDFINAQKGNDELEKWSATWVNRIGKLYHLNDQRLEHQRQPEQFFKYDKVLKEYLGQLKEWRDKELERPKLKERCQKVLTSLKNHWEGLTLFADYPEVPMDNNAAERSLRNPIVGRKNYYGAGSDWSGELMAWLFSVFMTLNLWGINPWAWMTKYLQTCADNGRVAPDDLSQWLPWLMTDARLKELRNHSPPCENGLVTPLS; translated from the coding sequence GTGAAAACACCTTTTGCTTATGCGCGAGTAACGCTAAGCAAAATGGAGTACATAGAGCTCAAAGCGCAAGCGAATCAGTGGCACAGCCAATGGCTGCGCGCCCGTCAACGGGAGCGGGAGGCGCTTGCCCAAATTGCACAGATTAAGGTCAAACATCAAGAAGAAATCAGTGCTTTTCAGGTGCAAATTGACCAACTAAAAAACCAATTAGCGCAAATGCAGCATTTGGTGTTCGGACGCTCTACAGAAAAGACATCAAAAAAATCAGGCAATCAGCAAGAAGGTTCGGGCTCCGGGCAGAAATCTGACCGCAAGAAAGGACAGCAAAAAGGCTCAAAAGGACATGGTCGAAAGAACGTCACTACCTTGCCCGTGATTCCTGAAGACCTCGTGATACCTGATGATGAGCAACATTGCACTCATTGTGGTCTTCCTTTTAGTCCATTCCCCGGCACGGAAGATAGCGATGTTATCGAAGTAGAAGTTCAGGCTCATGTCCGTCGTTACCGCCGACATCGCTACCAGAAAACCTGTCAGTGTTCACAAACCCCGGGGATTATTACAGCGCCTGAACCGGCGAAACTCATTCGTAAAGGCAAACTGGGCGTCTCTGTATGGGTCGAAATCCTGCTGCACAAATACGCTTTCGGCATTCCCATTAACCGACAGCTGCAAGATTTTCGGATGCGTGGACTTGATCTCTCTCAGGGCACCGTGACAGGCGGGCTACAAACCATTAAACCGCTGTTTGAGCCCATAGTAGAGTCTATCAGGGAGCGCGTTATAGCGGGTCAGCAGTGGCATGCCGATGAAACTCGCTGGATGGTATGGTCTGATGACCAGGGTGCCAAAAAACACTGGTTATGGGTGTTTATGGTGCAGGAAGCCGTCTATTACAGCGTGGACGACAACCGTTCAGCCCGGGTTCCCAAAGAGCTTCTGGGTAAAAGCAATGGTATTCTGGTTTGTGATCGTTACTGCGCCTATAAAAGTCTCGCCAATGAAAATCCAGATATGTTTTTAGCTTTCTGCTGGAGCCATGTGCGCAGAGATTTTATCAATGCCCAGAAAGGCAATGATGAACTGGAAAAGTGGAGTGCCACTTGGGTAAACCGTATTGGCAAGCTTTACCATTTAAATGACCAGCGTCTGGAACATCAGAGGCAACCTGAACAGTTTTTCAAATACGACAAAGTTCTCAAAGAATATCTCGGCCAGTTAAAAGAGTGGCGGGATAAAGAGCTGGAGCGTCCAAAGCTTAAGGAACGTTGTCAAAAAGTCCTTACCAGCCTGAAGAATCACTGGGAAGGGCTAACTCTGTTTGCGGACTACCCAGAAGTCCCTATGGATAACAATGCTGCTGAGCGATCCCTGAGAAACCCCATTGTCGGGCGCAAGAATTATTACGGTGCAGGCAGTGACTGGAGCGGAGAGTTAATGGCCTGGCTGTTTTCAGTGTTTATGACGCTGAATCTTTGGGGTATAAATCCCTGGGCATGGATGACAAAGTACCTGCAAACCTGTGCAGACAATGGTCGTGTAGCACCTGATGATTTGTCTCAATGGCTGCCTTGGCTAATGACGGATGCACGCCTTAAGGAGCTTAGGAATCACAGCCCGCCTTGTGAAAATGGCTTAGTAACACCCCTTTCCTAA
- the tusB gene encoding sulfurtransferase complex subunit TusB, protein MSTLHTVNKTGQALELCLRSLLLDDAILLIEDAVYALFEASDVLEEVILDIPVYVLEADILARGITNRNDLNITAVDYDGFVELTEAHDKVLSWH, encoded by the coding sequence ATGTCTACCCTGCATACTGTTAACAAAACCGGTCAGGCCCTGGAGTTATGCCTGCGCTCTTTATTATTAGACGATGCCATTCTGCTGATTGAAGATGCGGTATACGCGCTGTTCGAAGCCAGTGATGTTCTGGAAGAGGTAATTCTGGATATTCCGGTCTACGTTCTGGAAGCCGATATTCTGGCCAGGGGAATCACTAACCGCAACGACCTGAACATTACTGCGGTAGACTATGACGGATTTGTTGAACTGACTGAAGCTCACGATAAAGTCCTGAGCTGGCACTAA
- a CDS encoding TetR/AcrR family transcriptional regulator: MGQGDTVTKILDAAEALFAEYGFAETSLRSITSRAEVNLAAVNYHFGSKKALIQAVFARYLDPFAANLQDSLDALDDDEPPELEVVLNLLVDQIIEVQPRHDHGLSTFMKLLGLAYSQNQGHLKHYLTEAYGNAFHRYYLLLKSACPTLPPADMFWRTYFILGSAVFTMSGVETLQAIAKRDYAIEDSMVMILRRMVPFMAAGLRAHT; the protein is encoded by the coding sequence ATGGGACAGGGAGATACAGTTACAAAAATTCTTGATGCAGCGGAAGCACTCTTCGCTGAATATGGCTTTGCGGAAACGTCGCTAAGATCGATTACGAGCCGGGCGGAAGTTAACCTTGCAGCAGTCAATTATCACTTTGGTTCAAAGAAGGCCCTGATTCAGGCCGTGTTTGCCCGCTATCTGGATCCGTTTGCTGCAAACCTGCAGGATAGTCTGGATGCTCTGGATGACGATGAGCCACCTGAGCTGGAAGTTGTACTTAACCTGCTGGTTGACCAGATCATAGAGGTTCAGCCACGGCATGATCATGGCCTGTCAACCTTTATGAAGCTGCTGGGGCTTGCTTACAGTCAGAATCAGGGGCACCTGAAACACTATCTGACTGAAGCTTATGGCAACGCTTTTCACCGATACTATCTGTTACTGAAAAGCGCCTGCCCGACATTACCGCCTGCCGATATGTTCTGGCGCACTTACTTTATTCTGGGCTCTGCTGTTTTTACCATGTCCGGTGTCGAAACTCTGCAGGCCATTGCCAAACGTGATTACGCGATCGAGGATTCTATGGTGATGATCCTCCGTCGCATGGTACCGTTTATGGCGGCAGGTCTGCGAGCGCATACCTGA
- the tusD gene encoding sulfurtransferase complex subunit TusD: MKYALAIYGAPATSQAGHTALQFAKAAIAKGHSIHRLFFYQDGVHTATTLASPPQDEQHLPAEWETFIQENQLDSVVCIAAALRRGIIDASEAERYERPAHNLSDVHQLSGLGQLIDAGLEADRFVTFGS; this comes from the coding sequence ATGAAATACGCTCTGGCAATATACGGAGCCCCAGCCACGAGCCAGGCCGGACACACCGCCTTGCAGTTTGCCAAAGCTGCGATCGCCAAAGGGCATTCCATTCATCGACTGTTCTTTTATCAGGATGGTGTTCACACGGCAACAACACTGGCCTCTCCGCCACAGGATGAGCAGCATCTACCGGCGGAATGGGAAACCTTTATTCAGGAGAACCAGCTCGACAGTGTTGTTTGTATAGCAGCCGCCCTGCGCAGAGGCATTATTGATGCCAGCGAAGCCGAGCGCTATGAGCGCCCTGCTCACAACTTGTCTGATGTCCACCAGTTGTCCGGCCTTGGTCAGTTAATTGATGCAGGTCTGGAAGCCGACCGTTTTGTAACCTTTGGCAGTTAA
- a CDS encoding ATP-binding protein, translating into MTDSNQLLRLQIDSQLSNTTLVAMAVRGVCAMTTLSPVEINRLELCLVEIVNNAIEHAYGNEAGHPVEICIGLDKNSMNISVSDWGSSIPSDVIDSQEPEEINPDHPEAWLCSGRGLHIVNKLMDDVSYETDEGKNSFIMSKALRY; encoded by the coding sequence ATGACGGATTCCAACCAGTTACTGAGATTACAGATCGATAGCCAGCTTTCTAATACGACTCTGGTGGCAATGGCTGTAAGAGGCGTGTGTGCTATGACGACGCTGTCACCGGTAGAAATTAACCGGCTGGAGTTGTGTCTGGTCGAGATTGTCAATAATGCCATTGAACACGCCTACGGCAATGAGGCAGGGCATCCTGTGGAGATTTGCATAGGGTTAGACAAAAACAGTATGAACATATCGGTCAGTGATTGGGGGTCTTCTATTCCCAGTGATGTTATCGATAGTCAGGAACCTGAAGAGATTAACCCGGATCACCCTGAAGCCTGGCTGTGCAGCGGCCGGGGACTGCATATCGTTAACAAGCTTATGGATGATGTTTCCTATGAGACCGATGAGGGCAAAAACAGCTTTATTATGAGTAAAGCCCTCAGGTACTAA
- a CDS encoding DJ-1/PfpI family protein, which translates to MSSKRSVGVLLFDDFEVLDVFGPLEMYGMSAEAFDIFLVAEKAGAVASRQGPKSVVDHKTGDGHQYDILFVPGGTGTRREVNNTRLLDWIATQSQQAELVTSVCTGSALLAKAGVLDGVQATTNKMAYEWATAQGQKVDWVKQARWVEDGKFFTSSGVSAGMDMSLAIISRLLGEAEAEKTAQWAEYEWHRDAGHDPFAAVHGLI; encoded by the coding sequence ATGAGTTCTAAACGATCTGTCGGTGTACTTCTGTTCGATGACTTTGAAGTACTGGATGTATTTGGTCCACTGGAAATGTATGGAATGTCCGCGGAAGCGTTCGATATTTTTCTGGTAGCGGAAAAAGCAGGGGCTGTCGCCAGTCGACAAGGACCGAAATCGGTTGTAGATCATAAGACAGGTGACGGTCATCAATACGACATCCTGTTTGTACCCGGTGGAACCGGTACTCGCCGTGAGGTCAACAATACCCGACTACTGGACTGGATTGCCACTCAATCTCAACAAGCTGAACTGGTGACTTCAGTCTGCACCGGCAGCGCCCTGCTGGCAAAGGCTGGTGTGCTGGATGGAGTACAGGCGACCACCAACAAAATGGCCTATGAATGGGCTACCGCACAGGGGCAGAAGGTTGACTGGGTTAAACAGGCACGCTGGGTTGAAGACGGCAAGTTCTTCACCTCGTCGGGTGTTTCTGCCGGTATGGACATGTCTCTGGCTATTATCAGCAGACTGTTGGGAGAAGCCGAGGCAGAGAAAACGGCACAATGGGCGGAATATGAATGGCACCGAGATGCCGGGCATGACCCTTTTGCCGCTGTCCATGGCTTAATCTGA
- a CDS encoding Bax inhibitor-1/YccA family protein — MERKPVTLASAVAQPGTGIEINKVLRNTYMLLGMTLLFSAVTATVAMAMNIGHMTSLVLTLVGFGLLFVVNKTAESSKGIVAIFAFTGVMGAALGPLLNFYLALSNGSSLVMQALGGTAIVFFSLSAYVLTTRKDFSFMGGFLMVGLVVALVASIAMMFFSIPGGQLALSAGIVVLMSGLILFDTSRIIHGGETNYIRATVSLYLNIYNLFTALLHLLGVADD, encoded by the coding sequence ATGGAACGCAAGCCAGTTACCCTCGCCTCAGCCGTCGCCCAGCCGGGTACGGGTATCGAAATCAATAAAGTCCTTCGTAATACTTATATGTTGCTGGGCATGACGCTGCTGTTCAGCGCCGTCACAGCCACTGTCGCCATGGCCATGAATATTGGCCACATGACCTCCCTGGTGTTAACGCTGGTTGGCTTTGGACTGCTGTTCGTGGTTAATAAAACCGCAGAATCTTCCAAGGGTATCGTCGCCATTTTCGCTTTCACTGGCGTTATGGGGGCTGCCCTTGGCCCACTTCTCAACTTCTACCTGGCCCTGAGTAATGGCTCTTCACTGGTTATGCAGGCTCTGGGTGGCACAGCCATTGTTTTCTTTTCGCTGTCGGCTTATGTACTGACAACCCGTAAAGATTTCTCTTTCATGGGTGGCTTCCTGATGGTTGGCCTGGTGGTTGCCCTGGTAGCCAGCATCGCCATGATGTTCTTCAGCATTCCCGGTGGCCAACTGGCGTTGTCTGCCGGTATTGTCGTGCTGATGTCAGGTCTTATTCTGTTTGATACCAGCCGTATCATTCATGGTGGTGAAACCAACTATATTCGGGCAACGGTTTCCCTGTACCTGAATATCTATAATCTGTTCACCGCCCTGTTGCACCTGCTGGGTGTTGCAGACGACTGA